CGCTCGAGATCGGAAGCCCCTGCGATTGTCGTTACTTTCTTATTTTTCGTATCAACTTTACGCACAGCCGAACCTTCACTGTCGACAACATAGAATACATCACCATCAACGGTAATGTCTGATGTCTGTGCAAATGCAGATGTCTCCAAAGGACCATTGGTAATGTCTTCACGTCCCGAACCAGCATAAACGCCAATTTCATCTGTTCCCAGTTTATGTGACCAGATCTGATGAGGTCCCGCCATACAGATATAGAGCACACCGTTGATCTCGGCCAAAGCCCAAGGACTGTTGAGAGCGGATTCTTTCAGCTTGCCTCCTGCCGAACGATAGCGGGCTTGCTCACCAGTACCTGCCAGAGTTGTGACCTGTTTTTTGTTGAGGTCGATCGCACGAATCAGATGATTTTCAGTATCAGCAACATACAGGGTGTTACCTACAAGTGCCATACCTTGAGGATGATCAAACGAAGCGGTCTTATAGTCACCATCTTTTTTACCAATTTGCCCTGAACCAATCACATCGATTAATTTTCCATCCAGCGAGGCAATGACAATCCGATTATGATTGCTGTCGGAGATGAACAGACGCTGGTTCGGTGCATCGGCGAGGAGTTTGCCAGGAAACTTTAACGGTGTCTTTTTTAACTTGTTTGACTCTAATTCAAAGTGCACAGGAGTCTCATCCAGAGTACCTTTCGCGCGATGGTAGGCAATCACCCGTTCCAGAACTTTGTCCAACAGTTCGCGATTTCCTTCACCAGACAAATGTCCGCAGTAATTGCCTTCTGGATCAATAAGTACCATTGAAGGCCAGGCCCGCACTCCATACTTTCGCCAGACGGTCATGTTGGCATCATTGATGACCGGGTGTTTGATTTCATAGCGTTGAATCGCACGGCGGATATTATCTGTTTCTTTTTCATTGTCAAATTTCGCGGAGTGACAGCCGATGACGACCAGTTCATTCGGATACTTTTTTTCCAGGTAAGCCAGATCTGGCAGTACATGCATGCAATTGATACAGCAATAGGTCCAGAAGTCGATGAGTACCACTTTACCACGCAGATCTTTAAGCGTGATCTCACCGGAAGTATTAAGCCATTCCTTGCCACCATCCAAACTGGGTGCTTTGGGACGATTCGGAAATGGATTTTTTACAGTCAGAACATTATCCTGCTTAGCGTTTTTCTTAGATTGCTTTGTGTCTTTTGCTGGAGACTTCTCATCTGCCAACACAGGCGATATAGAAAGATTAAGGCTCAAGAAAAATGAAGCGATGACGAACGGAATGAGATAGATTCGATTCAGAAAAGCTTGCTTTCCTGGCATACCAACTTCTCCATGTACTGAGGGCCTGGTGAGTAAAGGCGGGATCAAACTAAATTTTTTATTTGTGGAAACACACGCTTCTATTGTAGGCACTTCACCATTTTGAGGAACCGTTTCGAGACGGAAATTCCGTAAACCAATCAAGATTCATTGA
The Gimesia aquarii DNA segment above includes these coding regions:
- a CDS encoding thioredoxin-like domain-containing protein yields the protein MPGKQAFLNRIYLIPFVIASFFLSLNLSISPVLADEKSPAKDTKQSKKNAKQDNVLTVKNPFPNRPKAPSLDGGKEWLNTSGEITLKDLRGKVVLIDFWTYCCINCMHVLPDLAYLEKKYPNELVVIGCHSAKFDNEKETDNIRRAIQRYEIKHPVINDANMTVWRKYGVRAWPSMVLIDPEGNYCGHLSGEGNRELLDKVLERVIAYHRAKGTLDETPVHFELESNKLKKTPLKFPGKLLADAPNQRLFISDSNHNRIVIASLDGKLIDVIGSGQIGKKDGDYKTASFDHPQGMALVGNTLYVADTENHLIRAIDLNKKQVTTLAGTGEQARYRSAGGKLKESALNSPWALAEINGVLYICMAGPHQIWSHKLGTDEIGVYAGSGREDITNGPLETSAFAQTSDITVDGDVFYVVDSEGSAVRKVDTKNKKVTTIAGASDLERGRALFEFGDLDGIGEKSRLQHPLGVLFDKGRLFVADTYNHKLKTIDLKTNEVKTLLGTGKDGDALNPAQFSEPSGLALVGNRLFVADTNNHRICEVNLNDNKVTEFKVQGLTTPSLPKKSDDSFSPAKNTIAVSAQTVDAKSPFKISVTPKLPAEFKLSPLAPVKFSFTSDADPKKTIAKGKGVVKGNQVVLELPALTAQSDTYLLNLRFGYCRDGVGGLCKQHSAHWKIPIETAAGNKTSEISLPLDLLQD